A single region of the Brachypodium distachyon strain Bd21 chromosome 3, Brachypodium_distachyon_v3.0, whole genome shotgun sequence genome encodes:
- the LOC112271717 gene encoding uncharacterized protein LOC112271717: protein MSCKRVQQLVLAAATGRRIDLNDSATDNPSGITLFRWSSSASPGTWTASRDLRFHPQARPPRKQYAHTSSFQADLSFVSRGKLAFWVDLLHGGVVCDLRSVVDPELRFVPLPPDCKREYRAGHTRGTPTSHRTMGCVGDSVSVVRFVEISVLGDGLPDPDDPPLPSDIVVNTWTLSMGDDNRGRWEWNRDRDMTLPLRKLWECESFRRERLSRRAVPKNPVLCAGDDGLLVFLLGDYYYNSRGDVLCRRGEFLVTVDMRRKALVSSSRRPLSSGVPKSCYDEPEERTPGGGFPPDEPDICGGMFSRDDKCTMAKEKKRKRF from the exons ATGTCGTGCAAACGAGTGCAGCAGCTAGTattagcagcagcaaccgGGAGGCGCATCGACCTGAATGACTCGGCCACG GATAATCCGTCAGGCATCACTCTCTTCCGGTGGTCATCGTCGGCGAGCCCCGGCACGTGGACGGCCTCCAGGGACTTGCGCTTTCACCCGCAGGCTCGCCCTCCCCGGAAGCAATATGCCCATACAAGCTCCTTCCAGGCAGACCTGAGCTTCGTGTCCCGAGGCAAGCTGGCCTTCTGGGTCGACCTCCTTCACGGCGGCGTGGTCTGCGACCTGCGGTCCGTTGTTGATCCCGAGCTGCGGTTCGTCCCTCTGCCGCCGGACTGCAAACGGGAGTACCGCGCAGGACACACAAGGGGCACACCGACGAGCCACCGCACCATGGGCTGCGTCGGGGACTCCGTGTCCGTGGTCAGGTTCGTCGAGATCTCCGTCCTCGGCGACGGCCTTCCTGACCCGGACGACCCGCCTCTCCCTAGCGACATCGTCGTGAACACCTGGACTCTGTCGATGGGTGATGATAACCGAGGCCGGTGGGAGTGGAACAGAGACCGTGACATGACGCTCCCTCTGCGGAAGCTCTGGGAGTGTGAGTCCTTCAGGCGGGAGAGGCTGTCGCGGCGGGCAGTGCCCAAGAACCCTGTCCTGTGCGCTGGCGACGATGGGTTGCTCGTCTTCCTGCTCGGCGATTACTACTACAATAGCCGCGGGGACGTGCTGTGCCGCCGAGGCGAGTTCTTGGTCACCGTTGACATGCGCCGCAAGGCTCTGGTTTCCAGTAGCCGTCGCCCTCTCAGCAGCGGTGTACCCAAGTCCTGTTATGATGAGCCTGAGGAACGCACACCTGGTGGAGGGTTTCCCCCTGATGAACCCGATATCTGCGGTGGCATGTTTTCGCGGGATGACAAATGTACCAtggccaaggagaagaagaggaagcgTTTTTGA
- the LOC104584335 gene encoding uncharacterized protein LOC104584335 — MEMETEWVVVEEENQAAEEEGMGMGWKALFLRRAVMADASCRAAHGLLEGLVAAFGEQESLEMARGGRSGEEEETRRALEAASAELGLTAAHIGAARHLALRCRARPSPADRPPPLSDCSPARAPAAAGDEDEGLLADPEVRRALGLLREAAGLVRAVHDLVESARGHLGAAGFLRLALRDNYDDGRDAAAAAPWLHGPCAGSRLGGVLDVAQAWAHATELAETTQEARDAAFAFSDD, encoded by the coding sequence atggagatggagacggagtgggtcgtggtggaggaggagaaccaggcggcggaggaggaggggatgggGATGGGCTGGAAGGCCCTGTTCCTGCGGCGGGCGGTGATGGCGGACGCCAGCTGCCGCGCCGCACACGGCCTCCTCGAGGGCCTCGTCGCGGCCTTCGGCGAGCAGGAGTCACTCGAAAtggcccgcggcggccgctcgggggaggaggaggagacccGCCGCGCGCTCGAGGCCGCCTCCGCGGAGCTCGGCCTCACCGCCGCCCAcatcggcgccgcccgccaccTCGCGCTCCGCTGCCGCGCCCGCCCGAGCCCGGCGgatcggccgccgccgctctccgaCTGCTCCCCCGCGagagcccccgccgccgccggagacgaagacgaaggCCTCCTCGCCGACCCTGAGGTGCGGCGCGCGCTGGGCCTGCTCCGGGAAGCGGCGGGGCTCGTACGCGCCGTGCACGACCTGGTGGAGAGCGCCCGCGGCCACCTGGGAGCCGCCGGGTTCCTGCGGCTGGCGCTGCGCGACAACTACGACGACGGCCgggacgccgctgccgctgctccctgGCTGCACGGCCCCTGCGCCGGCTCGCGGCTCGGAGGCGTCTTGGACGTCGCCCAGGCGTGGGCGCACGCGACGGAGCTCGCCGAGACCACCCAAGAGGCGCGGGACGCGGCCTTCGCCTTCAGCGACGACTGA
- the LOC104583891 gene encoding aspartic proteinase nepenthesin-1 produces MAAYSITHTALLRTLTSILFASSSILLAVPAGSAESTSKSGTTHRFELTHVDANGGFTREELIQRSEDRAKLRAAMLSSGSGLKTHAKYVASARYTPQEYLIKLKIGKPLQSFDAVADTGSEHVWTRKLDNCRCQASSTFARWSCSHPNVSAPGHEKPDTVLCNSKCEPKSTTPSPWACNKEGSNGPCMFKRNYGGGNVSGFMATERLTMSPSSEPTKKHISLGCAIDWADGLIPESADGIVGLNRGPMSLVKKLEATNFAYCLRDPLVALDEDVPSSRLLFNYTEDLLADSASAVPFQTTSLVDAVDEKDKPVGAWMYHVQLDGISVGQNMKHRWLPEDSFKRRSTKGKNKGVMFVDSGTSQTILEKGVFDQLLELLKAPESGLETVEYKLEEKKKCYQLKPSAPADGQREWPELVLYFPGAEMRLPRANYMAENEAAGPEVSCLTIHEDAEQSILGNFQQQNMHMLFDLAKGDEKLKFALHKDCSKM; encoded by the coding sequence ATGGCAGCATACAGTATTACACATACGGCTCTCCTGCGCACCCTAACAAGCATCCTCTTTGCCTCCAGTTCCATATTGCTGGCGGTGCCGGCCGGCTCCGCGGAGTCCACCAGCAAGTCCGGAACCACCCACCGCTTCGAGCTCACCCACGTGGACGCCAATGGCGGCTTCACCAGGGAGGAGCTCATCCAGCGCTCCGAGGACAGGGCCAAGCTTCGAGCAGCGATGCTATCGTCAGGCTCAGGCTTGAAGACACACGCCAAATACGTAGCCAGTGCCCGATACACACCCCAAGAGTACCTGATCAAACTTAAGATCGGCAAGCCGCTGCAGAGCTTCGACGCCGTGGCCGACACCGGCAGCGAGCATGTGTGGACGAGGAAGCTGGACAACTGCCGTTGCCAAGCATCGTCCACCTTCGCCCGCTGGTCCTGCTCCCACCCCAACGTCTCGGCTCCTGGTCATGAAAAACCCGACACAGTGTTGTGCAACTCCAAGTGCGAGCCCAAGAGCACCACTCCTAGTCCTTGGGCGTGCAATAAGGAGGGCTCCAACGGGCCGTGCATGTTCAAGAGGAactacggcggcggcaatgTCTCGGGGTTCATGGCTACCGAGAGGCTGACCATGTCGCCGTCCTCGGAGCCCACCAAGAAGCACATCAGCTTGGGCTGTGCCATCGACTGGGCCGACGGGCTGATACCGGAGTCCGCCGACGGGATCGTCGGGCTTAACCGGGGTCCCATGTCGCTCGTGAAGAAGCTCGAGGCCACAAACTTCGCCTACTGCCTCAGAGACCCGCTGGTCGCGCTCGACGAAGACGTGCCCAGCAGCCGACTCTTGTTCAACTACACGGAGGACCTCCTGGCGGACAGCGCTAGCGCTGTCCCCTTTCAGACCACGTCGCTGGTCGACGCCGTGGACGAGAAAGACAAACCCGTGGGGGCTTGGATGTACCACGTGCAGCTAGATGGCATCTCTGTTGGCCAAAATATGAAGCACAGGTGGCTCCCCGAGGACAGCTTCAAACGGAGGAGCACAAAAGGTAAGAATAAGGGGGTGATGTTTGTAGATTCGGGCACCTCCCAAACGATCCTGGAGAAGGGTGTTTTCGACCAACTCTTGGAGCTGTTAAAGGCTCCGGAGAGTGGGCTGGAAACCGTGGAGTACAAGctagaggagaagaagaagtgttACCAGCTCAAGCCATCTGCACCAGCTGACGGCCAGAGGGAGTGGCCAGAACTGGTACTCTACTTCCCGGGAGCCGAGATGCGTCTGCCGAGGGCCAACTATATGGCCGAGAACGAGGCTGCAGGGCCGGAAGTGTCCTGCTTGACCATCCATGAGGATGCGGAGCAGTCCATCCTGGGCAACTTCCAGCAGCAGAACATGCACATGCTCTTTGACCTCGCTAAAGGTGATGAGAAGCTCAAATTTGCTCTGCACAAGGACTGCAGTAAGATGTGA